The Fluviispira sanaruensis sequence GCTGATGTACCATGCCAATACCGTTTTTTATTGCATCTCTTGGCGAGTTCCAATGTTGAGGTTTTCCATTTACGAGTACTTCTCCAGAATCCTCTTTATATAAGCCAAATAGAATTTTCATAGCTGTCGATTTTCCAGCTCCATTTTCTCCAACAAGTGCTCTTATTGAACCTTTAGGAACGGAAAAACTTATTTTATTATTAGCAATTATTTTTCCAAATGTTTTTGTAACGGATCGAAATTCAAAAGCAATTTGGTTCTTTGTTTCATTACTTTTCATAATATATAATACCATTTATCATTAAAAATTAACTAAATAAAATTATTATTAAAACCTTATTTTCCTACTTGATAAAAATCTGGGACTTTAATTTTATGAGAAATTATATTTTTTCTTATATTATCAATTTTATCTCTCTCTTGAAGAGTAAAAAGTGGTTCATTGTATTTATCGTATGCCCAATTGACTCCATCATTGTCAAAACCATATCGAATAACGCCGGTTGAAAATTTATTTTCTATAAAATCTTTAATTGCAGCATATATTTTAACACTTACTTTTTTTTCCATGCTTGTTAATACAAGCCCTGGTTGCAAATAATTTTGATTGGAATCAACTCCTATAACATAATTTTTCTTTTTAGAGTTTTTCTTGCTGACTTCCGCAACTGCGTCAAACACCCCTTGTGAAGAAGCTCCTGCGGCGACAAATATGATATCATTATCTTGATTATACATAGATAGTGCAAGTTCTTTTGCTTTAGTAGGGTTATTCCATGCCGTAGGAGAAACGCCTACATATGTTTCTGTTATTTTAATTTTAGGATTTATATATTCAGCACCTGATTTATAACCTAAAGCAAATCTTTTTATTAGCGGAATTTCCATGCCACCAATAAAACCAATATGATTTGTTTTTGATTTCATAGCTGCAATTGCACCAATT is a genomic window containing:
- a CDS encoding BMP family lipoprotein, with translation MLSYNFTKKIAVKILAIFSFITLSLNAYAEINNKICLILDKGGKDDKSFNQSAYEGFLKAQSDFKLSKESKYVTVKEDSQSTHFVRTLSNGDCGLIIAVGFNNADVVEKMAKKFPKQKYVLVDSSVKAENIRSISFQEHEGSFLIGAIAAMKSKTNHIGFIGGMEIPLIKRFALGYKSGAEYINPKIKITETYVGVSPTAWNNPTKAKELALSMYNQDNDIIFVAAGASSQGVFDAVAEVSKKNSKKKNYVIGVDSNQNYLQPGLVLTSMEKKVSVKIYAAIKDFIENKFSTGVIRYGFDNDGVNWAYDKYNEPLFTLQERDKIDNIRKNIISHKIKVPDFYQVGK